From a single Oceanobacillus kimchii X50 genomic region:
- a CDS encoding MFS transporter, which yields MRSLGQNQTFLDKIGIPSNLVWGYFGVLIFMMGDGLELAWISPYLVDQGLTVQQAAVLTTSYGVTIAIAAWLSGVLVEAFGPRKTMTMGLVLYLLGHVLFVGFAMPNLVYELMIPTYALRGFGYPLFAYSFLVWVTYRTPKHQLGTAVGWFWFVFTGGLSVLGAYYSSFMINWVGHIPTMWSAVFWVLLGAYFALIVNKDKFDLEEKESKSSKFKELLNGITILKREPKVAVAGIVRIINQASQYAFPLFLPIYLSGQGISTTVWLNIWGTIFISNIAFNLIFGYVGDKFGWRNTITWIGAVGCGVFTLMMFYVPQVFTGNVFLIGAIGMLWGACLAGFVPLSALTPSLVGDGDKGAAMSILNLGAGLCVFVGPALVALFYDFIGTQGLMWLLAGLYFAAAIMTRFLRLPEEEIAKGSKDEAVV from the coding sequence GTGCGAAGTTTAGGGCAAAATCAGACTTTTTTGGATAAGATTGGTATTCCTTCCAATTTAGTATGGGGTTATTTTGGAGTATTAATCTTCATGATGGGTGATGGATTAGAGCTTGCTTGGATTAGTCCGTACCTTGTAGATCAAGGATTAACTGTCCAGCAAGCAGCAGTACTCACTACATCTTATGGTGTAACAATTGCAATTGCAGCGTGGTTATCTGGAGTACTAGTAGAGGCATTCGGTCCAAGGAAAACAATGACAATGGGATTAGTATTATATCTACTCGGACACGTTCTGTTTGTTGGATTTGCTATGCCAAATTTAGTCTATGAATTAATGATTCCAACATACGCACTACGTGGCTTTGGATATCCGTTATTTGCATATTCATTTCTTGTATGGGTTACTTATCGTACACCAAAACATCAACTTGGAACAGCAGTGGGATGGTTCTGGTTTGTGTTTACTGGAGGACTAAGCGTATTAGGTGCATATTATTCTAGCTTTATGATTAATTGGGTTGGGCACATTCCTACTATGTGGAGTGCGGTATTTTGGGTATTGTTAGGGGCTTACTTTGCTTTAATTGTTAACAAAGATAAGTTTGACCTAGAAGAGAAGGAAAGCAAAAGTAGTAAATTTAAAGAATTGTTAAATGGAATAACTATTTTAAAGCGAGAACCTAAAGTCGCTGTAGCGGGTATTGTCAGAATAATTAACCAAGCGTCGCAATATGCGTTTCCTTTGTTTTTACCGATTTACTTATCAGGTCAAGGAATTTCAACAACAGTCTGGTTGAACATTTGGGGAACTATCTTTATTTCCAACATTGCATTTAATTTAATATTTGGTTATGTTGGCGACAAATTTGGATGGAGAAACACAATTACTTGGATTGGTGCGGTTGGATGTGGTGTATTTACGTTAATGATGTTCTATGTACCACAAGTGTTTACTGGAAATGTATTCTTAATTGGAGCAATTGGAATGTTATGGGGCGCATGTTTAGCTGGTTTTGTTCCACTTTCAGCTTTAACCCCATCTTTAGTTGGAGACGGGGACAAAGGCGCTGCAATGTCTATTTTAAATCTTGGAGCAGGATTATGTGTATTCGTAGGACCGGCACTTGTTGCTCTATTTTATGATTTCATTGGTACACAAGGATTAATGTGGTTACTTGCGGGATTATATTTTGCAGCAGCTATTATGACAAGATTCTTGAGATTACCTGAAGAAGAAATAGCAAAAGGTTCAAAGGATGAAGCTGTCGTTTAA
- a CDS encoding erythritol/L-threitol dehydrogenase, with protein MEKSVENKESTKQQEIPTHMKAVVAYSPKNYKFEERVETPKLENDKEIIIKLEACGICAGDIKAYDGAPSFWGDETQPAYIKAPMIPGHEFIGKIVQKGNEVSDFEIGDRVISEQIVPCWECRFCNRGQYWMCEKHDLYGFQNNVNGGMAEYMKFTKEAINYKVPEDLPIEDAILIEPYACSLHAVQRAQVQLGDFVVLSGAGTLGLGMIGAIKKSGPAKLVVLDMKEDRLELAKQFGADIVLNPSKTDVVQEIKDMTEGYGCDIYIEATGHPKSVEQGLHAIRKLGRFIEFSVFGEPVTVDWSIISDRKELDLLGSHLGPYCYPLVIDGIANGDFPTSGVVTHQLPLEEFEKGFELMKKGDKSLKIILKP; from the coding sequence ATGGAGAAATCGGTAGAAAATAAAGAGAGCACTAAGCAGCAAGAGATACCAACACATATGAAAGCTGTTGTAGCATATAGCCCTAAAAATTATAAATTTGAAGAAAGGGTAGAAACTCCAAAACTAGAAAACGATAAAGAAATAATTATAAAGTTAGAGGCTTGTGGAATTTGTGCAGGGGATATTAAAGCTTATGATGGTGCGCCTAGCTTTTGGGGAGATGAAACACAACCGGCATATATTAAAGCTCCAATGATTCCTGGTCATGAATTTATTGGTAAGATTGTGCAAAAAGGGAATGAAGTATCTGATTTTGAAATTGGTGATCGTGTAATTTCTGAGCAAATTGTACCTTGTTGGGAGTGCCGTTTCTGTAATCGAGGCCAATATTGGATGTGTGAAAAGCATGATTTATATGGATTTCAAAACAACGTAAATGGTGGAATGGCGGAATATATGAAATTTACAAAAGAAGCGATTAATTATAAAGTACCAGAGGATTTGCCGATTGAAGATGCTATTCTCATTGAACCATATGCTTGTAGTTTACATGCCGTACAACGGGCGCAAGTACAGCTAGGAGATTTTGTTGTTCTGTCTGGTGCGGGTACACTTGGTTTAGGAATGATTGGTGCTATAAAAAAATCAGGACCTGCTAAGTTAGTTGTATTAGATATGAAAGAAGACCGTCTAGAACTTGCCAAACAATTCGGAGCAGATATTGTTCTTAACCCTAGTAAGACAGATGTTGTTCAAGAAATTAAAGATATGACAGAAGGCTATGGATGTGACATCTATATAGAGGCTACTGGGCATCCAAAATCAGTGGAGCAAGGATTACATGCTATTCGTAAATTAGGTAGATTTATAGAATTTAGTGTGTTTGGAGAACCTGTAACGGTAGATTGGAGTATTATTAGCGATCGAAAAGAACTAGATTTACTCGGATCACATCTTGGGCCATATTGTTATCCGTTAGTTATTGATGGAATTGCAAATGGAGATTTCCCTACTAGTGGAGTAGTGACACATCAACTTCCTTTAGAAGAGTTTGAGAAGGGATTCGAATTAATGAAAAAGGGAGATAAGTCACTAAAAATAATATTGAAACCGTAA
- a CDS encoding DeoR/GlpR family DNA-binding transcription regulator produces the protein MKMFASERRNKIINLLQEQKRITVKDIALQIGVSEATLRADLNKMENDGLLTRTHGGAVINDENENETSFSARKKRNKEEKIQICKNAFELIEEKQCILLDASSTALELARLLNQSSKRVTVVTSGIQTAFELKDNPDITTILIGGVVTKKSASIEGTLGIDILDSVNIDIMFTSANALSFENGLEDFNLYEVQLKKEIIRRASKVIALIDSTKIGKSSSAVFAKFDQIDRIITDQPIDPLFNSKLDSHQIETIIV, from the coding sequence ATGAAAATGTTTGCTAGTGAAAGAAGAAATAAAATTATTAACCTATTACAAGAACAAAAACGAATTACTGTGAAAGATATAGCATTACAGATAGGGGTATCTGAAGCTACATTAAGGGCAGATCTAAACAAAATGGAAAATGATGGTTTACTTACAAGAACACATGGTGGTGCCGTCATTAATGATGAAAATGAAAATGAAACAAGTTTTAGTGCAAGGAAAAAGAGAAACAAAGAAGAAAAAATACAAATATGTAAAAATGCTTTTGAACTTATCGAAGAAAAACAATGTATATTATTAGATGCTAGTTCCACTGCACTAGAACTAGCTCGTTTATTAAATCAATCTTCAAAACGAGTTACTGTAGTAACTAGTGGAATTCAAACCGCCTTTGAGTTAAAAGACAACCCTGATATTACTACAATCTTAATTGGTGGCGTAGTTACAAAGAAATCAGCATCTATTGAAGGTACACTAGGAATAGATATATTAGATAGTGTCAATATAGATATCATGTTTACTTCAGCAAATGCACTATCTTTTGAAAATGGCTTAGAAGATTTTAATTTATATGAAGTTCAATTAAAAAAAGAAATTATACGGAGAGCTTCAAAAGTAATTGCGCTTATTGATTCCACAAAAATCGGGAAATCATCTAGTGCTGTTTTTGCAAAGTTTGATCAGATAGACCGAATAATAACAGATCAACCTATAGATCCGTTATTTAATAGCAAATTAGATTCTCATCAGATAGAAACAATCATAGTTTAA
- a CDS encoding methyl-accepting chemotaxis protein, with translation MKKKKGIKKSISLRNRLIIAFLIILLIPSIAIGATSYQSAKNKIEESMLDSAQKSVEIMKQTIDQFMNDQMDSIEYLSTAIDPSDIEDNADEATGRILENMQNSKDVAFEQTYVGTETGEFMNFPTSFKNPPDYDPRERPWYQQAMDNQGEVIVTTPYVSASSNQVVVTLAKATANNDGVVAVNLELASLTDIVNSVTIGEEGYLFLLDEAQNYISHPNYEAGAEATEDFFTKLYDSENGKFNYLFEGDQKQLAFATSEITGWKIAGSMFNSEITHNVSPILNTTILVITIALALGGVLIVFIIRSISKPIYHLVSASNTISHGDLSDEVHLHRNDELGTLAQSFNKMRENLNGIILQVRDKSNHLASSAEQLNASTEQNTSATEQISSSVQEVAEGMNSLNNNITKSSKLAKEMTESIYTIESSSNEVSNTVTNTISAVNEGNKALNTTISQMKFIKENTHQLSNNIQDLGNQSEEISKIIDVITDISEQTNLLALNAAIEAARAGEHGKGFAVVADEVRKLAEKSSQSAEQIKTMINAIQSETANTVSSMKAATTEVEKGINIANNADQSFSNITGYVDSITNQITSVTTEIEEISTATKQFTSIFEGVASIGDTVSNEAENVSASTQEQLASMEEIANSASDLTSVAEDLQQLVENFKLSRN, from the coding sequence TTGAAGAAGAAAAAAGGAATCAAGAAATCAATTAGTTTAAGAAATAGATTAATAATAGCGTTTCTTATCATATTATTAATCCCTAGTATCGCAATCGGAGCAACTTCTTACCAAAGTGCAAAGAATAAGATTGAGGAAAGTATGTTAGACTCTGCCCAAAAGAGTGTAGAAATAATGAAACAAACCATTGATCAGTTTATGAATGACCAAATGGATAGTATCGAATACTTATCTACTGCAATTGATCCATCGGATATAGAAGATAATGCAGATGAAGCTACGGGCAGAATTCTAGAAAATATGCAAAATTCGAAAGATGTAGCTTTTGAACAAACATATGTAGGAACGGAGACGGGAGAGTTTATGAATTTTCCTACATCCTTTAAAAATCCACCAGATTATGATCCAAGAGAGCGACCTTGGTATCAACAAGCGATGGACAATCAAGGAGAAGTAATTGTAACAACTCCTTATGTATCAGCTTCTTCCAATCAAGTGGTGGTGACACTTGCGAAAGCTACTGCTAATAACGATGGTGTTGTGGCAGTAAACTTAGAGTTGGCTAGTTTGACAGATATAGTTAATTCAGTCACTATCGGTGAAGAAGGGTATTTGTTTCTATTAGATGAAGCGCAAAATTATATCAGTCATCCCAATTATGAGGCTGGTGCTGAAGCAACAGAAGATTTTTTCACCAAACTATATGACTCAGAAAATGGGAAGTTCAACTATCTTTTTGAAGGGGATCAAAAACAATTAGCATTTGCTACAAGTGAAATTACAGGTTGGAAAATAGCTGGGAGCATGTTTAATAGTGAAATAACGCATAATGTGAGCCCAATTTTAAATACGACAATCCTTGTTATTACGATTGCATTAGCTCTTGGAGGAGTATTAATTGTATTTATCATTCGCTCTATTTCTAAACCGATTTATCATCTTGTAAGTGCAAGTAACACGATAAGTCATGGAGACTTAAGCGATGAAGTACACTTACATCGAAATGATGAATTAGGCACACTTGCTCAATCGTTTAATAAAATGCGAGAAAACTTGAATGGAATTATACTTCAAGTTAGAGATAAATCAAATCATTTAGCATCTTCTGCAGAGCAATTAAATGCTAGTACAGAACAAAATACCTCAGCAACAGAACAAATTTCTTCATCCGTACAAGAAGTAGCTGAGGGGATGAATAGTCTAAATAACAATATAACGAAAAGTTCCAAATTAGCGAAGGAAATGACGGAGTCTATTTATACTATCGAATCGAGCTCGAATGAGGTTTCAAATACAGTTACCAATACCATTTCTGCTGTTAATGAAGGGAATAAAGCTCTGAATACGACAATTAGTCAAATGAAATTTATCAAAGAGAATACACATCAACTATCAAATAATATTCAAGATTTAGGTAATCAATCAGAAGAAATTAGCAAAATTATTGATGTTATTACAGATATTTCCGAGCAAACAAACTTGTTAGCTCTAAATGCAGCAATCGAAGCAGCCAGAGCAGGAGAGCATGGGAAAGGATTTGCTGTTGTAGCTGATGAAGTAAGAAAACTTGCCGAAAAGTCTTCCCAATCAGCTGAACAAATAAAGACAATGATTAACGCAATTCAATCGGAAACTGCGAATACTGTGAGTTCAATGAAAGCTGCAACAACAGAAGTTGAAAAAGGTATTAATATCGCAAATAATGCAGATCAATCATTCTCGAATATTACTGGATACGTGGATTCCATTACGAATCAAATTACGAGTGTAACTACTGAAATTGAAGAAATTTCTACTGCGACGAAACAATTTACTTCTATATTTGAAGGAGTAGCATCCATTGGTGACACAGTATCAAATGAAGCAGAAAATGTTTCTGCATCTACACAAGAACAACTTGCATCTATGGAAGAAATAGCAAATTCAGCATCTGATTTAACATCTGTAGCTGAGGACTTACAACAATTAGTAGAGAATTTTAAACTGTCTAGAAATTAA
- a CDS encoding nuclease-related domain-containing protein, with protein MVTIIYLSIIIIFAIVIVFLLKRTKNMEREHEYNIDAITEEVSATMETQTSEYENMLHNEHQRFEIELNKEINRFNKIISDKNDYINSLKAFSINSGEVETHNILLHVKDMLVKQNLVQKEEMVILGNLFVPYNKGLELKTKQIDHFILLPTGMYIIETKKWSGTVLHGVSYGQDETLDLLIHSMFPYDDHKEHTIVIKNDGVPESLQANVKVISYGNPSNQVIETALKLKHFLEEANPKYNFVEPIVYYNCASQNHTVVKNYSNNDRVNIFTDEKSLYTFFLEELTTKNRKYQHEELADITSYIINKNSMGNVDQ; from the coding sequence ATGGTAACTATAATTTACTTGTCGATAATAATTATTTTTGCTATCGTTATTGTATTTTTATTGAAGCGTACAAAGAATATGGAAAGGGAGCATGAATATAACATTGATGCGATAACGGAAGAAGTATCGGCAACAATGGAAACACAAACCTCTGAGTACGAGAATATGTTGCATAATGAACATCAACGTTTTGAGATTGAGCTCAATAAAGAAATAAATAGATTTAATAAAATTATAAGTGATAAAAATGATTATATAAATAGCTTGAAGGCATTTTCCATTAATAGCGGTGAAGTAGAAACTCATAACATTTTATTACATGTAAAGGATATGTTAGTCAAACAAAATCTAGTACAAAAAGAAGAAATGGTGATTCTCGGTAATCTTTTTGTTCCTTACAACAAAGGACTTGAATTAAAGACGAAACAAATTGATCATTTCATTTTGTTGCCTACAGGAATGTACATTATAGAAACGAAGAAATGGTCAGGTACAGTTTTACATGGAGTTTCTTATGGTCAAGATGAAACGCTAGATTTGTTAATTCATTCGATGTTCCCGTATGATGATCATAAAGAACATACGATTGTAATTAAAAATGATGGTGTACCTGAATCCTTGCAAGCAAATGTAAAAGTAATATCCTATGGAAATCCATCTAACCAAGTAATCGAGACAGCATTAAAACTGAAACACTTTTTAGAAGAAGCGAATCCGAAGTATAATTTTGTAGAACCGATTGTGTATTATAATTGTGCTTCTCAAAATCATACGGTTGTGAAAAATTATTCAAATAATGACCGGGTTAATATCTTTACAGATGAGAAAAGTCTCTATACTTTTTTCTTAGAAGAATTAACTACAAAAAATAGAAAGTATCAACATGAAGAACTTGCTGATATAACTAGCTATATTATAAATAAAAATAGTATGGGAAATGTAGATCAATAA
- a CDS encoding metallophosphoesterase translates to MTRVLITSDSHGLTEELTEIMDQHDEVDWYIHCGDSELDFDAEVLHPFYKVGGNCDFDPRYPTEEIKDIDGTRFFITHGHLHQVKSGLTTLSYAAEEHQAKVVCFGHTHIAGAEKIGEQLFINPGSIRMPRNRVEKTYAILEWLDNETVSVQFYTVDGQKIKNMSYSTIL, encoded by the coding sequence ATGACTCGTGTATTAATAACTAGTGACAGTCATGGTTTGACTGAGGAGCTAACAGAAATAATGGATCAACATGATGAAGTTGATTGGTATATTCACTGTGGCGATTCAGAATTAGATTTTGATGCAGAAGTGTTACATCCTTTTTATAAAGTTGGAGGGAATTGTGATTTCGATCCCCGATATCCAACTGAAGAAATAAAAGATATTGATGGAACTAGATTCTTTATTACACATGGACATCTCCATCAAGTGAAATCTGGACTTACCACACTTTCTTATGCAGCAGAAGAACATCAAGCTAAAGTTGTTTGCTTTGGACATACACATATTGCTGGTGCAGAAAAAATTGGAGAACAATTATTTATCAATCCAGGAAGTATTCGTATGCCGCGAAACCGCGTGGAGAAGACGTATGCTATATTAGAATGGTTAGATAATGAAACGGTTTCTGTTCAGTTTTATACAGTGGATGGACAAAAAATTAAAAATATGTCTTATTCAACAATACTATAA
- a CDS encoding XTP/dITP diphosphatase codes for MKKIIVATKNKGKAKEFKEFFASFDIQAISLLDLPESIPDIEETGTTFEENAALKAEQISERFNTAVIADDSGLIIDALNGRPGLFSARYAGEPTNDQANIDKVLQEMQDVPDQDRHARFICVLAIAQPGEETTFNTGYCEGYIHRNQKGDHGFGYDPIFIPKGYDVTMAELDPDKKNQISHRKNAIDQLEKWLHTL; via the coding sequence ATGAAAAAAATAATTGTTGCTACTAAAAATAAGGGAAAGGCTAAAGAATTCAAGGAATTCTTTGCTAGCTTTGATATTCAAGCAATATCATTATTGGATTTACCTGAATCTATTCCAGATATTGAGGAAACAGGAACTACTTTTGAAGAAAATGCAGCTTTAAAAGCAGAACAAATTAGTGAACGTTTTAATACAGCTGTTATTGCTGATGATTCAGGATTAATAATTGATGCTTTAAATGGACGACCTGGTCTATTTTCCGCAAGATATGCTGGTGAACCCACTAATGATCAAGCGAATATAGACAAGGTTCTACAGGAAATGCAGGATGTTCCTGATCAAGATCGTCATGCTAGATTTATTTGTGTATTGGCTATAGCGCAACCCGGTGAAGAAACAACTTTTAATACAGGGTATTGTGAAGGGTACATTCATAGAAACCAAAAAGGCGATCATGGATTTGGATACGATCCTATCTTTATTCCTAAAGGATATGATGTGACAATGGCTGAATTAGATCCAGATAAAAAAAATCAAATTAGTCATCGTAAAAATGCGATTGATCAGCTTGAAAAATGGTTACATACATTATAA
- the rph gene encoding ribonuclease PH, with translation MRNDQRQVNQLRNINITTNYISHPEGSVLIEMGNTKVICNASIEDRVPPFMRGQGKGWITAEYAMLPRATAQRNIRESSKGKVSGRTMEIQRLIGRALRSVVDLDQIGERTVWIDCDVIQADGGTRTASITGAFVAMSLAFSKLVEAKTLKKMPIHDYLAAISVGVLINGTEILDLNYEEDSEAAVDMNIVMTGAGEFVEIQGTGEEATFTPTQLQNMLKLGEEGIQQLVKIQKEILADKLIIDMER, from the coding sequence ATGAGAAATGATCAGAGACAAGTAAATCAATTAAGAAATATAAACATAACAACTAATTATATATCGCATCCGGAAGGGTCCGTACTGATAGAAATGGGAAATACAAAAGTTATATGTAACGCAAGTATTGAGGATCGTGTCCCTCCGTTTATGCGGGGTCAGGGTAAAGGATGGATAACTGCGGAATATGCCATGCTCCCTAGAGCTACTGCCCAGAGAAATATTCGTGAATCTTCAAAAGGAAAAGTAAGTGGAAGAACGATGGAAATTCAACGACTTATTGGTAGAGCATTACGATCAGTTGTTGATTTAGATCAAATTGGAGAGCGTACAGTTTGGATTGATTGTGATGTAATTCAAGCGGATGGAGGAACAAGAACAGCTTCTATTACAGGAGCATTTGTAGCAATGTCACTTGCATTCTCAAAATTAGTTGAAGCAAAAACATTAAAAAAAATGCCAATTCATGATTATTTAGCAGCTATTTCTGTAGGGGTGTTAATAAACGGAACAGAAATTCTAGACCTGAATTATGAAGAAGATTCGGAAGCAGCAGTCGATATGAATATTGTGATGACTGGTGCAGGAGAGTTTGTGGAAATTCAAGGTACAGGAGAAGAAGCGACCTTTACTCCTACCCAATTACAAAATATGCTAAAATTAGGTGAAGAAGGTATTCAGCAACTGGTGAAAATACAAAAAGAAATTTTAGCAGATAAATTAATTATAGATATGGAAAGATAA
- a CDS encoding GerMN domain-containing protein: MKKRLMLLAGSISIVTILSGCFEGEQSLDEIDPPQNAQEVDNLDKVDEEDVSATPEETAETVSRDLYLLDANGMVASQTLELPVPDTNEVAAQVLEHLVKGGPVTPLLPNGFQAVLPEGTEVLGVNLQEDGTIIVDLSEEFTQYEENQEVQILESVTHTLTQFENVHKVKLRVNGQDLKEMPVNGTPINSGYSRANGINIINNDTLDYLQSEPVTMYYPVEQENNRYYVPVTQYIETNEDEAIANIIEELIDGPGYQSTVVNVFNPEAGLASEPTLSNGILEVVFNKEILADSEQGIIADEVMETMVRTLTEQPNIDAVDVKVENVEKVVNENGEAYTEPVTKQVFSPSEEL; encoded by the coding sequence ATGAAAAAGCGATTAATGCTATTAGCAGGGTCAATAAGTATTGTCACTATTTTATCTGGGTGTTTTGAAGGAGAACAATCACTTGATGAAATTGATCCACCTCAAAATGCACAGGAAGTAGATAATCTTGACAAAGTAGATGAGGAAGATGTTTCAGCTACACCTGAAGAGACGGCTGAGACAGTATCTAGAGACTTGTATCTCCTAGATGCAAATGGAATGGTTGCTTCTCAAACACTAGAACTTCCAGTCCCTGATACAAATGAAGTAGCAGCACAAGTATTAGAGCATCTTGTAAAAGGCGGTCCAGTAACACCTCTTCTTCCAAATGGCTTTCAAGCGGTGCTACCAGAAGGTACCGAAGTACTTGGAGTTAATTTACAAGAGGATGGAACAATTATTGTAGACTTATCAGAAGAATTTACCCAGTATGAAGAAAATCAAGAAGTACAAATACTCGAATCTGTTACGCATACGTTAACACAATTTGAAAATGTGCATAAAGTTAAGTTACGAGTAAATGGTCAAGACTTAAAGGAAATGCCAGTAAATGGCACCCCGATTAATTCTGGTTATTCAAGAGCAAATGGAATCAATATAATTAACAATGATACGTTGGATTATCTACAGAGTGAACCTGTGACAATGTATTATCCAGTCGAACAAGAAAATAATCGTTATTATGTGCCAGTAACGCAGTATATTGAAACTAATGAAGATGAAGCAATTGCTAATATTATAGAAGAATTGATTGATGGTCCTGGATACCAATCAACAGTTGTCAACGTATTTAATCCAGAGGCTGGGCTTGCTTCTGAACCAACATTAAGTAATGGTATTCTTGAGGTAGTATTTAATAAAGAAATATTAGCTGATAGTGAGCAAGGGATTATAGCTGATGAGGTTATGGAAACTATGGTTCGTACACTTACGGAACAGCCAAATATAGATGCAGTTGATGTAAAGGTGGAGAATGTAGAAAAAGTTGTAAATGAAAATGGAGAAGCATATACAGAACCAGTAACAAAACAAGTATTCTCACCAAGTGAAGAATTATAA
- the racE gene encoding glutamate racemase: protein MDKAIGVIDSGVGGLTVVHELMRQLPKEQLIYLGDTARCPYGPRSKKEVQQFTWEMVDFLLTKNIKMLVVACNTATAFTLKDLKEQLDIPVIGVIQPGARAAIKSTTNNQVGVIGTEGTISSGAYSQALAKIKSNIQVSGLACPPFVPMVERGVLSGSEAKTVVTEALRPFSSNKKMDTLILGCTHYPLLKSTIQEVMGEEVTVISSSEETARETSTLLDVHQIMNRSDLVPLHQFYTTGDLEIFIEIAKTVFQESHFQMLTIKQANISTNKVW from the coding sequence GTGGACAAAGCGATTGGGGTAATTGATTCGGGCGTAGGTGGACTTACAGTTGTTCACGAACTTATGAGGCAGCTTCCAAAAGAGCAATTAATTTATTTAGGGGATACAGCTAGATGTCCTTATGGCCCGAGATCAAAAAAAGAGGTACAGCAATTCACTTGGGAAATGGTGGATTTCTTATTAACAAAAAATATAAAAATGTTGGTTGTTGCATGTAATACGGCCACTGCGTTTACATTAAAGGATTTAAAAGAACAATTAGATATACCAGTTATCGGTGTTATACAACCAGGTGCCCGCGCTGCGATAAAATCTACAACAAATAACCAGGTTGGAGTAATTGGAACAGAAGGAACGATAAGTAGTGGAGCTTACTCACAAGCATTGGCGAAAATTAAATCGAACATTCAAGTAAGTGGGTTAGCTTGTCCTCCATTTGTTCCAATGGTTGAACGAGGCGTGTTATCCGGTTCCGAAGCAAAAACAGTTGTAACAGAGGCTCTACGTCCATTCTCAAGCAACAAAAAAATGGACACATTAATTTTAGGTTGTACACACTATCCATTACTTAAATCCACCATACAAGAGGTAATGGGAGAAGAAGTCACTGTTATTTCCTCCAGTGAAGAAACTGCACGAGAAACTAGTACACTTCTTGACGTTCACCAAATTATGAATCGAAGTGATCTAGTTCCACTTCATCAATTTTATACAACTGGTGATTTAGAGATTTTTATCGAAATTGCAAAAACAGTATTTCAAGAGTCTCACTTCCAAATGCTAACCATTAAACAAGCAAATATATCAACAAACAAAGTTTGGTAA
- a CDS encoding MarR family winged helix-turn-helix transcriptional regulator: MKKNELSDSVNQMEKRLRYISGMIKQNGRKILNNYPITSPQFIALQWLLEEGDLTIGELSNRISHAFSTTTDLVDRMEKNELVERVRDTNDRRVVRIHLLEKGKHIIEEVIDKRQAYLGEVLTKFSEEEKNQLNHLLEFLYKEMKIVNEK, from the coding sequence TTGAAAAAGAACGAATTAAGTGATTCAGTAAATCAAATGGAAAAGAGATTACGTTATATATCTGGAATGATCAAGCAAAATGGTCGTAAAATTTTAAACAATTATCCAATCACTTCTCCACAATTTATCGCTTTACAATGGTTGTTAGAAGAAGGAGATTTAACAATTGGGGAACTCTCAAATCGAATTAGTCATGCATTTAGTACAACAACAGATTTAGTGGATCGTATGGAAAAGAATGAATTGGTTGAGCGAGTACGCGATACAAATGATCGACGAGTTGTTCGCATTCACTTATTAGAAAAAGGCAAACATATTATTGAAGAAGTAATTGATAAACGACAGGCATATTTAGGAGAAGTCTTAACGAAATTCTCTGAAGAGGAAAAAAATCAGTTGAATCACTTGTTAGAGTTTCTATATAAAGAGATGAAAATAGTTAACGAAAAATAA
- a CDS encoding helix-turn-helix domain-containing protein encodes MKDNEYKPKQLLTKREKEVFELLVQDKTTKEIAQELFISEKTVRNHISNAMQKLGVKGRSQAVVELLRMGELKL; translated from the coding sequence TTGAAGGACAACGAGTATAAACCGAAGCAATTATTAACCAAACGCGAGAAAGAAGTGTTTGAACTATTAGTGCAGGATAAAACAACAAAAGAAATTGCACAGGAGTTGTTTATTTCCGAAAAAACTGTCCGGAACCATATTTCAAATGCTATGCAAAAATTGGGAGTCAAGGGACGGTCACAAGCCGTAGTTGAGCTTCTTCGCATGGGGGAATTAAAGCTCTAA